CATCCTCCAGATATCCAAAAATTTCCATTGCCGCTTTATTTGCAAGAATGATTGTGACAGGGTCTATCCCAAGCACAAAAGCCGCATCTGTCAGTGACTCAAATGTACTCCTGAAAAGCTCTTTTTCAGCACGCAACTGCTTTTCAGCCTTCTTTTCCTGGGTTACATTTATAGAGAGCATAATAACACGCCTGATCTCCCCGTCCGGATCTTGAAGCGGAGTTATCCTTACAAGAAATGCCTGACCGTCATGCTCTTCTTCAATTGTGATTGTAATCCCCTCACTGACAGCACGTCGTACTGAATCGGCAATTTTTTGGCCGGATTCATAACCATGGCATTCATAGACCGTTTTTCCATTAAAAAAGTCCTCTGAAAGCCCCATTCTGTTAAGTTCCTCACCGGCACACAGTATATAACGCATCTCACTGTCAATTATACTGACCAGACCACGCGGCAGGTGCTCAAGTATTGTCTGAAGATTTTCTTTTGATTCCCTCAGTTCATTCTCAGTCTTTTTAAGTTCAGTGATGTCACGCCCTTCAGCTATCAGGAATATGACCTTTCCGGATTCATCAAAGACAGGTTTTAGGGAAAAATCAATGTCAAAGAGTATTCCTTCCCCCGACACATGGGTTGTCTCGTAGCGAACCGTATCTCCGGAAGATGCCCTTGCTATAACTTCACGCAGTTTGGCCTGCTCTGCTTCTGAATGAGTCCACCACGGGGTATTTGGGAAAGATAAACCTTCAACATCTTCATGACTCTTTCCAATAAGAGAAAGGGCTGTCTCATTGACCTGCTCCAGTATTCCGTCAGGGCTGAGCACGCCGAGGTAATCAAAAGAATAGTCAAAAACACCCCTGAAAAGCCTCATATTTTCATTAAGCTTCTGCTCTGCAATTTTCCTTCCGGTTATGTCAAGATTTGTCCCGACCACCCTGACCGGTTTATTATTTGCATCACGTTCAATCACCCTGCCCTTTGTAAGAACCCACACATATCTCCCGTTCCTGCCCCTGAGCCTTAATTCAGCCTCATAAATCGGAGTTTCACCAGCCAGATGTGCATTCAGCACACCCAGGACTCTGTCAGTGTCATCAGGATGAATAAGATTTAGCCATGAATCATATGACCCTTTGAAATCACGGGGATTATAGTCAAGCATCTCAAACCAGCGATCATTAAAGACCGCATCTCCGGTTGCGACATCCCATTCCCATGTCCCAAGTTCACCACCATCTATTGCCATCCTGAGGTGTTCTAAAAATTCAGACTCTTTTTTACTCTTTACTTCTGCATGCTCCTTTTCTTTCAGAACAACCGGATCTTTTACAATAACACAGAGATAATCCCTCTCTCCGGGAATTTTAAAGAGAGATATGCCAACAGTTACATGCTTATCATTTCCAGAGACATAAGCGGTTAAAATAGCGGTTTTATCCTTTACTGCCGCACCTGTGATTTCACCGGAAGAAGCAGGAAACACCTCATAATATTCAGAACCAAAAATATCCCTGAAGTTGAGATCATATAAATTTTGTGGGGAAATTCCAGTGAACTCTGCAAAAATATTGTTTGAGAATAATATTTTCCCGTTACTGTCCATAACAAAGGCTCCATCCGGAATTTTTCCGATGAAAAAATGACAGAGTGCCTCAAAGTTGCTGCCCGAAAGAATATTTCCTCCTTCTTCTGCCGGTTTACCGGATATTGATGCATCGTTTCTGCCTCCTGATTCCGGAATATGACCATTAAGATCTCTTCCGCTCTTCTCTTCTTCCGGGAAATCGTAATTATTCTTCTTTGAGGCGTTCATTTTTTTTGCACCGGTTGTAATCATTTTATCCGGACGGTTATCTTCAGTCAGTTATCTTCAGGCAGTTATCTTCAGTCAGTTATCTTCAGGCAGTTATCTTCAGTCAGTTGTCTTCAGGCAGTTGTCTTCAGTCAGTTATCTTCAGTCAGTTATCTTCAGTCAGTTATCTTCAGTCAGTTATCTTCAGTCAGTTGTCTTCAGTCAGTTATCTTCAGGCAGTTATCTTCAGTCAGTTATCTTCAGTCAGTTATCTTCAGTCAGTTATCTTCAGTCAGTTATCTTCAGTCAGTTATCTTCAGTCAGTTATCTTCAGTCAGTTATCTTCAGTCAGTTGTCTTCAGTCAGTTATCTTCAGGCATGCAGATTGTTTTAATCCGGAATTCACAGGAGATATGACAATAGTATTGCAGATAAATAATCTCGTGAATGATAATTATTCAGGAGAGACAGACATTTGCATGCTCTGGAATAATCAGTTTATTTTAATAATCACT
The sequence above is a segment of the Methanoplanus limicola DSM 2279 genome. Coding sequences within it:
- a CDS encoding PAS domain S-box protein produces the protein MITTGAKKMNASKKNNYDFPEEEKSGRDLNGHIPESGGRNDASISGKPAEEGGNILSGSNFEALCHFFIGKIPDGAFVMDSNGKILFSNNIFAEFTGISPQNLYDLNFRDIFGSEYYEVFPASSGEITGAAVKDKTAILTAYVSGNDKHVTVGISLFKIPGERDYLCVIVKDPVVLKEKEHAEVKSKKESEFLEHLRMAIDGGELGTWEWDVATGDAVFNDRWFEMLDYNPRDFKGSYDSWLNLIHPDDTDRVLGVLNAHLAGETPIYEAELRLRGRNGRYVWVLTKGRVIERDANNKPVRVVGTNLDITGRKIAEQKLNENMRLFRGVFDYSFDYLGVLSPDGILEQVNETALSLIGKSHEDVEGLSFPNTPWWTHSEAEQAKLREVIARASSGDTVRYETTHVSGEGILFDIDFSLKPVFDESGKVIFLIAEGRDITELKKTENELRESKENLQTILEHLPRGLVSIIDSEMRYILCAGEELNRMGLSEDFFNGKTVYECHGYESGQKIADSVRRAVSEGITITIEEEHDGQAFLVRITPLQDPDGEIRRVIMLSINVTQEKKAEKQLRAEKELFRSTFESLTDAAFVLGIDPVTIILANKAAMEIFGYLEDELIGKTTDFLHADDESFENFREYVYSHLTKDKKIPEFEFKMRRKSGEVFPTEHFMSPLFDESGIHTGWVSFVRDITEEKEAKKRELAAMDQIQHNIMQLATLNDSIRNPLAVIRAVTDMEDNLGNRDILNDQIESIDDIIRKLDMGWLESEKIWNYLRKYHGMNKPEGKSMGEKDE